Proteins encoded together in one Quercus lobata isolate SW786 chromosome 3, ValleyOak3.0 Primary Assembly, whole genome shotgun sequence window:
- the LOC115982370 gene encoding oxysterol-binding protein-related protein 1D: MNPLCCIAPVSIEKDRAAPLAAKSGGQYQLGLDSSAKTVKPCPSAQVSSAGTESDRVSASAASAAAASANHDGEDAIADSVLYSAGGSSNGGCCGGSVAGILYKWVNYGKGWRGRWFVLEDGVLSYYKIHGPDKILMSPAREKGVRVIGEDSIRYMRKANWSSSSSNRFGSSAKECKPFGVVHLKVSSIRASKSDDKRLSIFTGTKTLHLRCVSREDRSAWIESLLAAKELFPRVMSSNDFAPAEDVVVSTEKLRVRLLQEGISEAAIKDCESVMLLEVSELQNKLKTLHYKHVMLLETLRRLETEKIELETTVVDETKERESYCGQGNRRFSDFYSVMSEGSASDSCADNESQDGADVETDEDDGTYFDTNDFLSSDFLRSASYRSRDSLGNGIYDRDSFLSDRLHGFEKEIRAVEYPYVKRRDNLPEPKEKEKPVGLWSIIKDNIGKDLSGVCLPVYFNEPLSSLQKCFEDLEYSYLVDRALEWGKQGNDLMRILNIAAFAVSGYSSTQGRQCKPFNPLLGETYEADYPDKGVRFFSEKVSHHPMIVACHCEGRGWKFWADSNLKGKFWGRSIQLDPVGVLTLQFEDGETFQWSKVTTSIYNIILGKIYCDHYGTMRIKGSGNYSCKLKFKEQSIIDRNPHQVHGFVQDNSTGEKVAMLVGKWDEAMYYVLGDPTTKPKGYDPMTEAVLLWERDKYVTKTRYNLSPFAITLNELTPGLSEKLPPTDSRLRPDQRHLENGEYELGNAEKLRLEQLQRQARKLQERGWQPRWFQKDEDGCYRYMGGYWEAREKKSWNGISDIFGQSSDLPSCSAEA, from the exons ATGAATCCACTGTGCTGCATTGCTCCGGTTTCGATCGAGAAGGACCGAGCCGCGCCGTTGGCGGCGAAATCGGGCGGTCAGTATCAGTTAGGGCTCGATTCGTCGGCGAAGACCGTGAAACCGTGCCCCTCGGCGCAGGTCTCGTCGGCCGGTACCGAATCGGACAGAGTATCGGCTTCGGCTGCTTCCGCCGCTGCGGCATCGGCGAACCACGACGGCGAAGACGCGATCGCGGATTCGGTGTTGTATAGCGCTGGCGGCAGCAGCAATGGCGGCTGCTGCGGTGGCAGTGTGGCTGGGATTCTGTACAAGTGGGTGAACTACGGGAAAGGATGGAGAGGGAGGTGGTTCGTGCTCGAAGACGGCGTGCTTTCGTACTACAAGATTCACGGTCCGGACAAGATCTTGATGAGTCCGGCGAGAGAGAAAGGAGTCAGAGTGATCGGCGAGGACTCGATCAGGTACATGAGGAAAGCCAATTGGAGTAGCAGTAGCAGCAACCGCTTCGGTAGCTCCGCAAAGGAATGCAAGCCTTTCGGCGTAGTGCATTTGAag GTTTCTTCGATTCGTGCAAGCAAATCAGACGATAAAAGGCTCTCCATATTTACAGGAACAAAAACTCTCCACTTACGCTGTGTATCTAGGGAGGACAGATCTGCCTGGATTGAGTCACTGCTGGCTGCTAAAGAGCTATTCCCTAGAGTGATGAGTAGCAATGATTTTGCACCTGCTGAAGATGTAGTTGTTTCAACAGAGAAGCTTCGAGTACGGTTATTACAGGAAGGCATTAGTGAGGCAGCCATCAAAGACTGCGAATCAGTCATGCTCTTAGAAGTCTCTGAGTTGCAAAACAAGTTGAAGACTCTTCATTACAAACATGTTATGTTGTTGGAAACATTGAGACGATTGGAG ACTGAGAAAATAGAGCTGGAAACCACTGTAGTGGATGAAACAAAAGAACGTGAATCATATTGTGGACAAGGGAACAGAAGATTTAGTG ATTTCTATTCTGTCATGTCAGAGGGCAGTGCATCAGACTCTTGTGCAGATAATGAGAGTCAAGATGGAGCAGACGTTGAGACAGATGAAGATGATGGAACATATTTTGATACAAATGATTTTTTGTCTTCAGATTTCTTACGAAGTGCTTCGTATCGTAGTAGGGATTCTCTGGGAAATGGAATATATGATagagattctttcttgtctGATCGTTTGCATGGATTTGAGAAGGAGATAAGGGCTGTTGAATATCCATATGTCAAAAGAAGGGATAATTTGCCAGaaccaaaagagaaagagaagccCGTTGGCTTGTGGTCGATTATCAAGGATAATATTGGAAAGGACCTTTCTGGAGTTTGTCTTCCTGTTTATTTTAATGAACCACTGTCTTCTTTGCAAAAGTGCTTTGAAGATCTGGAGTATTCATACTTGGTTGATCGAGCGCTGGAATGGGGAAAGCAG GGAAATGACCTGATGAGAATCTTAAACATCGCAGCTTTTGCTGTATCTGGTTATTCATCTACACAAGGTCGGCAGTGCAAGCCCTTCAATCCTCTCCTAGGGGAGACGTATGAGGCAGATTATCCAGATAAAGGAGTCCGTTTTTTCTCTGAAAAA GTGAGTCACCACCCAATGATTGTTGCTTGTCACTGTGAAGGAAGGGGCTGGAAATTCTGGGCTGATTCCAATCTTAAAGGGAAGTTTTGGGGACGTTCTATTCAGCTTGATCCTGTAGGTGTCCTTACTCTGCAGTTTGAGGATGGAGAGACATTTCAGTGGAGCAAGGTTACCACTTCTATATACAATATCATCCTAGGTAAAATCTATTGTGACCATTATGGCACCATGCGCATCAAGGGCAGTGGCAATTACTCATGCAAGCTCAAGTTCAAGGAGCAGTCTATCATAGACCGAAATCCACATCAG GTCCATGGATTTGTGCAAGACAACAGTACTGGAGAGAAGGTAGCTATGTTGGTCGGGAAGTGGGATGAGGCAATGTACTATGTGCTGGGAGACCCAACTACAAAGCCTAAGGGGTATGATCCAATGACAGAAGCTGTGCTGCTGTGGGAAAGGGATAAATATGTTACCAAGACAAGATACAATCTCTCTCCTTTTGCAATAACCTTAAATGAACTGACACCTGGCTTATCAGAGAAATTGCCTCCAACTGACTCAAGGCTGAGGCCAGATCAAAGACATCTAGAGAATGGAGAATATGAATTGGGAAATGCAGAGAAATTAAGACTCGAGCAGTTGCAGAGACAG GCAAGGAAGTTGCAGGAGAGAGGGTGGCAGCCAAGATGGTTTCAGAAGGATGAGGATGGTTGTTATCGGTATATGGGTGGATACTGGGAagcaagagaaaaaaagagcTGGAATGGAATTTCTGACATATTTGGCCAAAGTAGTGATTTGCCATCTTGCTCGGCAGAAGCATGA